The Candidatus Eisenbacteria bacterium genome segment CCGCGACCAGCAGCGGGGGCATCAGGACACGCATCCAGCCAAACGGCCCCGGCACGGCAGTCGTCAGGGTCGAGGGCGAACGATTCGCGCCATAGCGGAGCCCTTCTCTCCCAGATTCCTGCATGGGCCACAACCTTGTGAGGGGCTCCCGGTCGGGTAGGTGTGGGGGCGCGTGAAGTCGCCCGCCGCGGGGGGGGCTTTCATCAGAGCGGGTGCGTCATGTCCCCCGGCCGTACCCATTCGTCGAACTGCTCCGCCGTGACGAAGCCGAGCTTCAGCGCGGCGGCGCGCAGCGTCAGGTCCTCGCGGTAGGCTTTGAGCGATATCTGCGCCGACTTCTCGTAGCCGATGTGCGGGTTGAGCGCGGTCACGAGCATCAGTGAGCCGTCGAGGTGCTCGCGAATCCGCCGTTCGTTCGGGGCGATGCCGGCGGCGCAACGGTCGTTGAACGAGCGCGCACCTTCGGCCAGCAATTGAGTCGACGCGAGGACATTGTGCAGGATGACCGGCTTGTACACGTTCAGCTGGAAATTCCCCTGCGACCCCGCGAAGGCCACCGCATGGTCGTTCCCGAACACCTGCACGGCGACCATGGTCAGCGCCTCGCACTGCGTCGGATTGATCTTCCCCGGCATGATCGACGAACCGGGCTCGTTCTCCGGAATCCGGAGCTCTGCGAATCCGGCGCGGGGCCCGCAGGCGTACCAGCGCACGTCGTTCGCGACCTTCATGAGCGCGCCCGCGAGCGTCCGGAGTGCGGCGCTGACGTTCACCATCGCATCGTGCGCCGACAGTGCAGCGAACTTGTTCGGAGCCGAGACGAAGGGTTTGCCCGTCTCCTCGGCGATCTTCCGCGCGGCCACCTCGCCGAAGCGTGGGTGGGCGTTGAGCCCGGTGCCGACCGCCGTGCCACCGATCGCGAGCGCACACACGCCGGGCAGGGCGCAGTCGATCCCCTCGAGCGCCTGATCGAGCTGCGCGACCCAGCCGGAGATCACCTGGCCGAGGGTCAGCGGCGTGGCGTCCTGGAGATGCGTCCGCCCGACCATGACGATGCTCGAGGACCGTAGGGCCTTGGCGTCCAGCGTGTCCCGCAACGTCCGGATCGCGGGCGTCAGCACACCAGCGAGCTGCTCGACCGTGGCGATGTGCATGATGGTCGGGAAGGTGTCGTTGGACGACTGGCTGTGGTTCACGTCGTCGTTCGGATGGATCGGCTTCTTCGACCCCACCGCCCCACCGGCGAGCTGGATCGCGCGATTCGCGATCACTTCGTTCGCGTTCATGTTCGTCTGCGTGCCCGACCCGGTCTGGAACACGACGAGCGGGAATTCGCCGTCGAGCTTCCCGTCGATGACCTCCTGCGCGGCGCGGACGATGAGGTCTACCTTCTCGCCCGGCAGCTGGCCCAGCTCGCCGTTGGCGAGCGCCGCGCACTTCTTCAGGATGCCGAGCGCGCGGATGACGGGGCGGCCCCAGCGGTAGCGGTCGACACCGATCGGAAAGTTCTGGTGTGACCGTTCCGTCTGGGCGCCCCACAGGTGATCGGCCGGCACCTCCACGTTGCCGAGCGCGTCCTCTTCGATTCGGAAACCGGACGCCGTTTGGTTCATGGGGCTCATTTCCTGCTCAGGCGGAGTGGTGATCTCGTGGTTGTGGTCTTTCATGGAGGGTCCCACATCTTCCATTCACGTCGTGTCCGGCGGCGCCCAACGCAGGCGACGTCTTCTCAGCCATCAGCAGCATGAGCAGTGCCGGAAGGTAGATGATCGAAGCGAATAGCAGGCGACGTGCCGTCGCGTTCGATCTCCGAAGCGCCAGCTGGGCTGCGTACCAGGCAAGCCCCGAGGTGAGCAGGAAGGCTCCGGGCAGGTACGCTCGATCCGCATGACCGAGGAACGTTGGCATCAGGCTCACCGGGAACAAGACGACCGCCGGCAATACGCACTGCCACCCCATGAAACGGCCTCGGCGCGCGCCAGCCGGAAGGACCACGTACCCGGCGCGATCGTAGTCCTCACGATACATCCAGGCGATCGCCATGACGTGCGGGAACTGCCACAGGAACAGGATGCCGTAGAGTATCCACGCCTCGGCGCTCAGCCGTCCCGACGCGGCCGCCCACCCGATCACTGGGGGCATGGCGCCCGAACACGCGCCCAGCAGAGTGCAGAGCGGCGTCTTCCGCTTCAGCGGCGTGTAGACGGCAAGGTAGGTCGCCACCGTGAACACGCCGAGCACGCTCGTCAGTG includes the following:
- the fumC gene encoding class II fumarate hydratase, giving the protein MNQTASGFRIEEDALGNVEVPADHLWGAQTERSHQNFPIGVDRYRWGRPVIRALGILKKCAALANGELGQLPGEKVDLIVRAAQEVIDGKLDGEFPLVVFQTGSGTQTNMNANEVIANRAIQLAGGAVGSKKPIHPNDDVNHSQSSNDTFPTIMHIATVEQLAGVLTPAIRTLRDTLDAKALRSSSIVMVGRTHLQDATPLTLGQVISGWVAQLDQALEGIDCALPGVCALAIGGTAVGTGLNAHPRFGEVAARKIAEETGKPFVSAPNKFAALSAHDAMVNVSAALRTLAGALMKVANDVRWYACGPRAGFAELRIPENEPGSSIMPGKINPTQCEALTMVAVQVFGNDHAVAFAGSQGNFQLNVYKPVILHNVLASTQLLAEGARSFNDRCAAGIAPNERRIREHLDGSLMLVTALNPHIGYEKSAQISLKAYREDLTLRAAALKLGFVTAEQFDEWVRPGDMTHPL
- the cyoE gene encoding heme o synthase, yielding MTRTIAATAGTVGTARIPRVRPWVAVEYWTLTKPEVNVLIVVATGAGFYLACPTYVDAFPVMRCLQAVLGTLLVAGGAATLNQYVERRFDARMRRTARRPLAAGRLAPAAALRFGVVLTVAGALYLAAAVNTLTSVLGVFTVATYLAVYTPLKRKTPLCTLLGACSGAMPPVIGWAAASGRLSAEAWILYGILFLWQFPHVMAIAWMYREDYDRAGYVVLPAGARRGRFMGWQCVLPAVVLFPVSLMPTFLGHADRAYLPGAFLLTSGLAWYAAQLALRRSNATARRLLFASIIYLPALLMLLMAEKTSPALGAAGHDVNGRCGTLHERPQPRDHHSA